aTGTAATGGGTTGAGTTGGGtcgaattttttttgacccaccatggtgggttgggtcaaaaaattccctcaacccaacccaacccgatccatgcacacccctagttTATATATTATCATGAATTTTCCTGTATATCTTTAGATAAGGGTCTAGTTTGTACTTCAACCTTTATATCAAGCACCCCCACCTTGTCTAGCCCTGCACTTGTGAATCtagtttaatttttctttggcctatttatattttataatcgTTTGTGACCGTCTTAAAGTCTTGGTACTTTGCCTACTTTGCaagttaaattagttttttttttaacgataattacaatatgctactAACTCACAGCTCAAATCATTTCCCTCCAATCTCTTAAGCACTTTATGCATGGAGATGTGCCAATTCAACTACAAGGCCTTTGGCTTGCAAGCTAATTAGTTAATTCATCAAAATTTAAGCAAGTAAGTGGTTTACATAACACATCATTAGAAAGTTTTCCCATCACATTCGACTTCTATGGCTTCTTGTCTCTCAAGAGTGTGTTTGCTCTCTTCCATTAAATTCTATTTGCCACTATTTGAGTACTAAGGAAAGGCTTTATAGAAAATTGTTCTTGAATCCATGTCTGGAAGTGCATCCAACATGAAAATCAATACTATAGTCTAATCTTAAAAGATTATTTGGTCAAAGAACCGTTTTACACCAAGTTTTACTTTAGATAATTAGATGGCATGAGTAATTTCATAGCATAATGAAATTGTTCCTAAACTTTGACTCAagtttttgttcttgattttaATTTTCGGGATCAAGACTTATTTCTatgcaaaatttttgtaaattctCGAAAATTATTTCCAATATGTTATTTGCATCGAAAAAATTTGCCCAAAGTTGGCAATGtcatttttcttccttctctatTGTTGATCACATCAACCTTCTTAATTTTCTTCCCTTGGCTTTTGATTGGAACTTTTTCTAGATCCCAAACATAAGTACATATAAATTCCTTTGTATTCTTggcatgttctttatatttgctattttctattttacctaagttaacaaaaatatccTCTGCAAGGGTGGAGATGCCAATGGCCTGCCACTGGCTTGGCAATGGCATGTTCTATAAAATGGAGAACCCTAATGTCAGCATATGCATTGGTGGTGCCTAAGATAAAATTATTGATTGGGGGCATACTTTACTCACTTTTGAAGGCACTTTCTTGTTTGGTTTtgaataaataaaggaaatctAATTACTCTTAAGCTGTTAAGCATTTAAACTCTCACATTATCTCATATTTGTAATAATGTGATCTTCTTTATATGAGTGATCCCATTCTTATATGAGGAAAACGAGCATGTTACCCTCTTCTGATTTGCTCTCTAAATCTTTGTACTATGTCCGCTTTCTTTATCAGCAGTGGGTGTATCATGTATAGGTGCTGGCAAATCCATTTCAGGATATTTTCCAAGGATTCGTAATTCCACAGTTCCCATCTTCGGATATTAGAGAGCATATTGGCTTCCCTGGATCAAATACTGGGCATTTGGTTTGGAGAATCCACATTATTCCCAGCATCTAATTATCCTTATGTTTGTTTAGAAATGTAATACCTAACAATTTGGATGCTTAGAAATGTAATTATCCTTATGTTTGTTTGATTAAGAATCTAATAAGattataaatgaatatttttcaaGTTATTCCCACATTCATTCAAGATATCTCAACTATAAATATTTTGGACAatcaatttatttatgattttccaAATCAACAAAATGCATAATGGGtctcaaaaaatattcaaattacgCTTGGCCAGAATTTATCTAACCCCAGAACAAACAGAAGAATTATggaacaaaatgcttttgttttttaactatttagccaaatgtctttattttttaatttgtgtaAAACTCAATATCCTTAAAATCGAGTtctatatatattgttaaatatgtatatttttaagtgaaacttGATATTAGTAGTGTCAACttccacttaaattttcaaaaaactttaagtgacaaaatatgcatagaactcGACATTGTTAATGTCAAGTTCTATTTGtaactcgattttgttaaaatcaagtttaaaaaataagagcaTTTGATAAAAGCAAGATTTAGATACAGTACTTAGATGTTATTCTTTAAATTCTccttttaagattctgccatgtgaatttttttcttatagaatggaagtgtattttttagttaaatagccACATGACtgatttttaaaagaagaaccTAAGAAACAGCACGAAAGGTActatatataagttttgtcctattgctaaatagtttgaaaatatGAGCATTTTGCTGCATAGTTTGTAAATTAGAGGCAAATGCCTATTTTTCCTACCAGCTTCAGTGAGCAACTTTATCTCATCAAGGGtcgggaaaaaaagaaatgaatccATATAATACTTAATGGCAAATTAGTAAATTACATACTTCTATAATTTTAGAGcgatttcaaattaaataattcaaatGAAACACTAGTTTTCAAAATTGTTTCACTTCGTTTCATTAGTGTTAATCATTAACTAAAAGTaacaagataaataaataaatcaagtaAACTACACATGATACTTATTGGCTACATAAAAAACACGGGTCACATGGACACCGGATGGTAAGTTAAcgataattaatatttacataaaaacaaaacactAATTATCACATGTTCATTTAAACAGATTTGTCTGTAATGATTCatgcaaaaaatcaaacaaatttgtCTATTTTGAATGATCATTTAGCCATCTTATAGTCTGTTTTTATGCCAAAATACCATATGCGATTTACATTTCGGGAATTTGTGTCTGGTCAGGTTCTTACGTATAATTTATGCTTACATTTtgtttatttcattaataatgaCTCATTGAAGGGGCAAATTgaactaaatttttaaattttacctaAAGAACATTATAAAATTTACCTAATACTTATAGAGCCCCCAAACCAAACTTTCGAGCTTGAAGGTTTAAACAGCCTGCAGGGCTGAGAATGAGGCGGAGAATGAATCTCACATGCATCAAGGTTGTAAAAGTGTCATATGACACTAACCTTTTGCTAATATCTGAAATATCCCAACAATAAAGCATATCCGCACAAACATGCCACAAGTTTAAAATCACAAGAAGCATTACTCTTCCACAAGAGTATAACAAAATATTGCAAAGCACTGTATGAGTGCAGAAGAATCCATAGTAAATGCTTAAAGACCTAATCCCACAGTACGGCCATCCCTTCGTCGGAGTCCAGCAGTATATTGCTTCTCTAAATCCAGCTGAAGTTCTTTCTGCTTCTCGGCTCGGAGGACTTCGTTTCCTTCTTGGTCGTCGGGTTTCTGCTCCACCTTCACCTCGCCTTTCACACCCTACAAGTGGCCATAGGCACCAAGGCATCCTCAGACTCTAAAAAATGTGTTAGTAGGCGAACAAATTGAAATGGAATGAGTGAGCCATTCAGGACCAAGCAACGAAAGGTTCTATGTGATGTTGACAATGCCGACTAAAAAGGCAAAGAAACAATTAGAAGCAATGGAGACTTACCATGAGTTTGTTGAATTTTTCTTGTCGTTCACGATCAGAAAACAATGCTGTATCCCAACGGTGACCAGACTGTAGAAAAcgaatattttaaaagaaaaggggcattaaaattgtgaaagaaaCCCCAGGCGATAGTAACTAAAGTAGCAGTTCATTAGTGGGCCTCAGACTATCCAATTTGTCATTAAGCAGTAATACTAGAAACATAAAATGAAGCACAGTGGGCAATACTAGAACTGTCATTATAGTAGGGGCCATATAAAACCTACAACATTGCTACTACAACAActttatgtaaagaaaaaaaatttattaaaatagtcTAAAAGTATTTAAAAACAGAAATCCTCAATGATCTTCCATGTAAAAAACTTAGATGAGACCAAACATTAATTTGGTATCAATGCCATCCCCATGCAACCTAAACTTCCTTATATGGTGCTCAGGGCATGAGTATCACAATGGTAAAATCATGTGTTAACCAAATGAAATGGTAACAAATCATCAGAAATACCTCTTCTGCAGGTGTGGTCTTTTTGCTCCCCCACAGAAGCTTCTTCTTTTGGTCTGCAGTCATGGAActtccaactccaactccaacaAGATTCCTGTTAACTGTGTCATGCCAAAAAGCTTCCAAATGACTATGATGTCCAGGAGGTTCATGTTTATTAGTTATAATAATCTAGAATTCAGCTGGATTATTGTCCAAAGTCTAATTATTTGgctaatatgtttttttttttttttgatagattgtTATTTGGCTAATATGTTTGCAGTAACCGGTAGCAGATTAAACACAGAAATTGCTAAAAGTACCATAATCACAAGAGAAAGCAAGCAGTTTCAGCTTGAAACTGACTAAAGTAATTCTTGTCATTCAGAAAACagatatttaaaataaaaaataaaaaaaaaagaacatagcTAAGGCAAATTTTACAataatcctctttttttttttttatatagataataaaagttttattgataaCAAAAATGCAACGTGTTTACGATTGTAAACACACGGCAAAGAAAgaatacaaacaaataaaatagtagaTCTAACAGAAATAAGGAAATCAGACAAGAAAATACAATGCGTGAGGCCCCAAATACGAGACCACTCAAACAAAGTCCTAGCCAGCAATGTCTTCAACAGTTCAATAGGTTTGTCAATGTCCTCAAAAGTTCAGGCATTGTGTTCCTTCCATACTAACCACATAAGACACGCCGGTACCGTATTCCAAACATTTGAAGCATAATTCCCCAACCAATTTTACAATAATCCTCATTTAATTAGTAAATGCACTTGAACGTCTAAGCTGTGTTCCGAAGTGGGGATTATACCAGATGTCTAAAAACATCCTTTAATTTACACTGACTGCAACCTTTGCTTAAACTTAGTGagcattttaataaattaaaaaatccaaatgGTCACAAGTAGGATACAACATTTAATACAGTTTGGAGAATCTCCTCTAATCCCTTACAGCGATAAGAtgtatttaaacaagtcacatgactACCAAATAGGTCATGTGATTAAAATTACACATAGATAATCATTTAAATCGCCACAAAATGGATTGAAGGAAATTCTATCCTTTGCAAGAGAATATAATTAGCGACAACATAACAGCATCCTATTGATCACAAGAGATTGGAGGAAATTGAAAATGACGGGGagataagaaaaaatttataataaaaaaaagcacaaaaagaagTTTGAGAACTGTCATAATATCATATACATATTGTCCCAAGGAGCCAATTACATACCTAATTCAGCAGCTTTCATTGCAGCAACTTTTGCAGCATTTAGATCACTAGCAGCATCAGAATCATTAGCCTGGCCTTGTCCTGGAGTCACTTTGGCATCCTCAGCTACAGATGAGAACTTTGAAACTGGTTTAACTGTAATGGGATCATATAGtattaagctattaggaaacaGTAGAGGAAAATATTAATACAATAAAACAGGGAATGTAAAGAAAGGTACCATCTTTCCTATAGTCAGTGTCCTTGTCCAAACCATACGGTTTTGACTTTTTGGCTGGAGATTCATGATTATCACTCACAGAATCAAATTTATCATCAACAAGCTCCCCCGGTTCTCTAATGTACTCGTCCTTATCCCTGTTAGTTTCTCggtcattatattttttcttgtcCTCTTTGGAAAGTTTTTGACCATCCAGCTCCATTGGGTCACTCTTATAAGCATCTTTCAGGCGATGCTTACCACCGTCTCCTCCAGAACTTGTGCCATTTCGGTGCCCACGGGTCTCTTCATAGGAAAGTCGGTCACCTCTACGATAATCCCGCTTCTCATCTCGACCACCTCTGTCCCTTGTATATCTATCCCTCTCCAACTCTTCAGAAGGCACGTGTCTCCTACCAGATCCAGCTCTATCAGATGATGAATCCTTAGATTTCTGGTATTCTATTGATGAGACTTCTCTATCTTTATCCTTGCTTCTATGCCCATCATAATCATCTCGGGAATATCTGTCCACATGTCTCGAATAATCTCTTGACCTACTGTGCTCACTTTCTTTTCCTGTAAGCTCAGAATGAGCACCACCCCTTGACTCTCGACCAGAACGGGAGGATAACCTCTTATAGTTTCTATCTTCTTCATCTGTATGCTTGTCATGTACGTAATCATCGTGCCTAGAGTAACCATGGGAGCCCCTGGATGACTGTCGATCAGAGTGCCTATAAGAATCATTACTTCTACCGTAATGACTTCTGCTAGAATCCCTATAGAATTCCCTTTCATCATCCCTCCTTCTTGGTCGATATTCAGAGACTCTTACAGGGTCGTCCCTTGACATGTTTGGGCTAGAGCCCTGGTCCTGCTTAGGAATTTCTGCAAAAACACAAAGGTGAATATAAGCAATCAGGAAACTGATGAACCAGACAGCCTGTAAACTTTTCCAAGTTccaataaaatgaaagagaaagacaGTACACAACGGAATAATTCTTATTCACACTTCTGTCTATAGCTTATAACAATAATAGGACTATAAGAGTGTAATCCCGCAGAGATTTTCTTCAATCCCCAGGTCTATAACACCATTCCACATCCCAGCAACTAGGTTATTTTATTGGGCTCCAATTTTCTTGAATGAAAAACATAAGTAACATGGATAGTATCTTCAAATAACTTAAATTCTGAGTTATgtaaaaaaaaccaacaaaaataaaacatgagtTGAGCATAACTCATGAATATACAACATTAATTTTCTTCTAGGTTTGAACTCCATCGCTCTTCCTCTACTTCCTTCTCAATTGTGTTAATGACTTCACTTCCTATTGTTAGGATGAATGACAATACagaaaggaaaagaagtttAAAAGATGAAAACTAGTACAATTGTATGATTATATTGGGCTAGTTTTCATCTTTAAAACttagtttgaaaaatgaaaactaaaattttagattaagtACATGTttagataccacttattttgctgaaaactgaaaataataaaaaaatattttgattactGTTCATTAATGAATTTACTGTGCATTTGCCcgatgcactgttcatgagacatgaacagtgcaccaggTGCtagacttaaaaaaataaaaaagcccaaaaacgcAGACGTGGACGCAGCTTACCCAAACGGAgcttaaaattgaaaaacatgTAAAATTTAGTTTCCATCCTTTCATCTACATTAACTTTCTTCTTGGTTTGAACTTCATTGCTCTTCCTATGCAAATGTTTCGACAACATTGCATctcattttgcaaaattttatcTTCTACTATGAAAATAAGTTGCTAACATGAAGTTTTTCCAATTTATTTGCAAACGGTAGTAAAAATGGTATTGCACATCTATAAACCAAAAGCATTATCATGGACATAATGAGAAGAAACTACAATCACCCCCTATTGACAACACAATAGGCACACTATGGGTTTTGAATGCACCACCTCAtccacttatcaaaaaaagcaTCAAGCACACAAAGCGTTAACACATGCATTATTGAAATAAAGaacatttttcaaatatagtgtaaaataacCTTTAATAAAAGGATTCATAACATACAATAAGAAAGAGACTTATTTTTAGTAGGTAATTGTGGGGGACAGAACCCCAATATAAGACCACAAACAACAAATGTGAGCCTAGGTGCTCACTTGGCTAAAAAGagtcaataaattaaaaacagtAATATGGTTTGCCCATTAGCTTAGATGGGTAGCGCAATTGCACAAAGTTTGTAAATTCAAACTTACATAAATTATTtcgattttttaaattatttaaataatgaatttgaaattatcaataaataataCGATAATCATTTAGTgatataaattttaaacataatattttatatatttctcttgtACTTTATAAACATACATAACTAGGATAGCAGAGACCAAAAAACACAAGAATTGTAAATTAACCTTGATTGTGTCTTTTGATATGAAACAAACAACTGTTTGTGGTACAtcacttaaaaataatatttgtataataaattaataattcatCTCATTTCATTCAGGATTGAGTGGTTAATTTTTGACTCATTAtatagcaaaaaacaaaaagtatctAGGTAGAATCACTCTTATAAAGAGCACTTTGTCTAGCTCTAGGAAGCACCTGCACAGATACAAGCACAGGTATGGGTATGGATAAGGTACGGCAAcatggcaatttttgaaaaagtaggataCGGGTATGGCAGGGATACGaatattaactaattaattaattatatattcaaaaaaagaaataagttgCAGATGATATTTACTTGGAAATAGGAATGGAGAAATgcacacaaaacaaagaaagtaaaagaaataggccaaaatgcaaaactcactcCCTAATTTCAGTTTCAccacttattatttatttcttttttttctttttttttaaataattaaaaaaaaaaccagaatttaaaatttgaaataatccAGAACACACAAGAATAGAAACCCTACATCCCCGCCACTAGCCTAACCCGATATTTGtgaggagaaagagagattggGAGGGAGAGCGAGAGattgagagggagaaagagatcAAGAGGGAGAGACATATTGAGAGGGGGAGGAAGAGGAGATCGGCAtgagaaggagaagaaggagaagaagaagaagaagtggaaGAGATCAAGACCATCAGGTTAggatttttatcttcttcttttttccccctccttGCTGTGTCcgattattaaaataaaataattaaaaaaaaaaaaaaaaacgagaacATGCGTGCAGCCATGTCTCAGGTGTACATCATTTCCCGTATGCATACGACACAGGCACGGCAGGCAAATTGCCATGTCCGTGCT
This genomic stretch from Castanea sativa cultivar Marrone di Chiusa Pesio chromosome 9, ASM4071231v1 harbors:
- the LOC142610774 gene encoding uncharacterized protein LOC142610774 isoform X1 yields the protein MDADLQSLPPDNADAKAAFRKPSTDATNRKYRRHSPVSGSSSPDEIPKQDQGSSPNMSRDDPVRVSEYRPRRRDDEREFYRDSSRSHYGRSNDSYRHSDRQSSRGSHGYSRHDDYVHDKHTDEEDRNYKRLSSRSGRESRGGAHSELTGKESEHSRSRDYSRHVDRYSRDDYDGHRSKDKDREVSSIEYQKSKDSSSDRAGSGRRHVPSEELERDRYTRDRGGRDEKRDYRRGDRLSYEETRGHRNGTSSGGDGGKHRLKDAYKSDPMELDGQKLSKEDKKKYNDRETNRDKDEYIREPGELVDDKFDSVSDNHESPAKKSKPYGLDKDTDYRKDVKPVSKFSSVAEDAKVTPGQGQANDSDAASDLNAAKVAAMKAAELVNRNLVGVGVGSSMTADQKKKLLWGSKKTTPAEESGHRWDTALFSDRERQEKFNKLMSLRMPWCLWPLVGCERRGEGGAETRRPRRKRSPPSREAERTSAGFREAIYCWTPTKGWPYCGIRSLSIYYGFFCTHTVLCNILLYSCGRVMLLVILNLWHVCADMLYCWDISDISKRLVSYDTFTTLMHVRFILRLILSPAGCLNLQARKFGLGAL
- the LOC142610774 gene encoding uncharacterized protein LOC142610774 isoform X2; amino-acid sequence: MDADLQSLPPDNADAKAAFRKPSTDATNRKYRRHSPVSGSSSPDEIPKQDQGSSPNMSRDDPVRVSEYRPRRRDDEREFYRDSSRSHYGRSNDSYRHSDRQSSRGSHGYSRHDDYVHDKHTDEEDRNYKRLSSRSGRESRGGAHSELTGKESEHSRSRDYSRHVDRYSRDDYDGHRSKDKDREVSSIEYQKSKDSSSDRAGSGRRHVPSEELERDRYTRDRGGRDEKRDYRRGDRLSYEETRGHRNGTSSGGDGGKHRLKDAYKSDPMELDGQKLSKEDKKKYNDRETNRDKDEYIREPGELVDDKFDSVSDNHESPAKKSKPYGLDKDTDYRKDVKPVSKFSSVAEDAKVTPGQGQANDSDAASDLNAAKVAAMKAAELVNRNLVGVGVGSSMTADQKKKLLWGSKKTTPAEESGHRWDTALFSDRERQEKFNKLMGVKGEVKVEQKPDDQEGNEVLRAEKQKELQLDLEKQYTAGLRRRDGRTVGLGL